From the genome of Muricauda sp. SCSIO 64092, one region includes:
- a CDS encoding ligase-associated DNA damage response exonuclease translates to MNPPLLRFTDKGIYCEAADVYLDPWRPVSKAIISHGHADHSRWGHKNYITHHQNVPIVKHRLGNIAISGKEWGETFSVKGVKFSLHPAGHILGSSQIRVEHKGEVWVFTGDYKIEDDGLATPYESVKCHTFITECTFGLPAFLWRPQEEVKKDINEWWATNRANGQTSVLFGYSLGKAQRLLKLLDPSIGKIYTHGAVENMTQVLRQFTDFHQTELVTKDTKKEDLKGSLVLAPPSAHGSTWIRKMTPFVTGTASGWMAFRGARRRRAVDKGFVLSDHCDWPGLLKAIKDTTAEKVICTHGYTEIFSRYLRELGYDARTEHTQYGEEEDKSPSPDLPKGEGVKNDEVSL, encoded by the coding sequence ATGAACCCTCCTCTTCTACGTTTTACGGACAAGGGCATTTATTGCGAAGCTGCAGACGTGTACTTGGATCCCTGGCGACCGGTATCCAAGGCCATAATTTCCCACGGCCATGCCGATCACAGTCGTTGGGGGCATAAAAACTACATTACCCATCATCAAAACGTCCCTATCGTAAAACATCGTTTGGGAAACATTGCCATTTCAGGAAAAGAATGGGGGGAAACCTTTAGTGTCAAAGGCGTAAAATTCAGTCTGCACCCCGCAGGGCACATTTTGGGATCTTCACAGATCCGTGTGGAACATAAGGGTGAGGTTTGGGTCTTTACGGGGGACTATAAAATTGAGGACGATGGCCTGGCCACACCCTACGAATCCGTTAAGTGCCACACGTTTATTACGGAATGCACCTTTGGATTGCCCGCATTTCTCTGGAGACCACAGGAAGAGGTCAAAAAAGACATCAATGAGTGGTGGGCCACCAATCGGGCCAATGGGCAAACCTCAGTACTTTTTGGGTATTCGCTGGGAAAGGCACAACGCCTTTTAAAGCTATTGGACCCTTCCATTGGTAAAATTTACACCCATGGGGCGGTTGAAAACATGACCCAGGTCCTCCGGCAGTTCACAGATTTTCATCAAACGGAATTGGTGACCAAGGACACTAAAAAGGAAGACCTAAAGGGGAGCCTTGTACTAGCGCCACCATCGGCACACGGTAGTACCTGGATTCGAAAAATGACCCCATTTGTGACCGGGACCGCCAGCGGATGGATGGCCTTTAGAGGTGCCAGACGAAGACGTGCCGTGGATAAAGGCTTTGTACTTAGCGATCATTGTGATTGGCCGGGGCTTTTAAAGGCCATAAAGGACACCACGGCAGAAAAAGTAATCTGCACCCATGGTTATACCGAAATCTTTTCCAGGTATTTGCGCGAACTGGGTTACGATGCAAGAACCGAGCATACGCAATATGGTGAGGAAGAAGATAAAAGCCCCTCCCCAGATCTCCCCAAAGGGGAGGGAGTTAAAAACGATGAGGTATCATTATGA